From Coraliomargarita parva, one genomic window encodes:
- a CDS encoding Gfo/Idh/MocA family protein, translating into MLKIGLYGINGHQIHQELVDHPLAELAAIASFPREKLPDALRDNDRIRKYATLEELLADDSIDAVCLCSPRRADQTKDTIRALEAGKHVYAEKPCALNEADINAIIDAAARTGRVFHEMAGTAFGQPYYAIREIVRSGILGEIVQIITEKSYPYYPDRAQDEALDGGLICQNGIHALRFIEHAAGTPIQSIQAVETGFGNPVANGGLQMAGSMIATLANGGVATVSCNYLNQPGSGVWGEESLKILGTKGYVESSSGGQQTRLVIGDQDLGPLDNEQASADWLTIVFKNFLGLAEMPFSLAEELSPTRWAIRAKLSTEK; encoded by the coding sequence ATGCTCAAAATCGGTCTCTACGGAATAAACGGACACCAGATCCATCAAGAGCTGGTCGATCACCCGCTGGCGGAACTGGCTGCCATTGCATCCTTTCCTCGAGAGAAGCTGCCGGACGCACTCAGGGACAACGATCGTATTCGTAAGTATGCGACACTGGAAGAATTGCTTGCGGATGACTCAATCGACGCAGTCTGCCTGTGTTCACCACGCCGCGCCGATCAGACCAAGGATACAATCCGGGCCCTCGAAGCGGGCAAACATGTCTACGCGGAAAAGCCCTGCGCATTGAACGAGGCGGATATCAATGCAATCATCGACGCGGCCGCCCGAACAGGCAGAGTCTTCCATGAAATGGCTGGGACTGCTTTTGGGCAGCCCTACTACGCCATACGCGAAATTGTCCGTAGCGGCATCCTCGGAGAGATCGTTCAGATCATCACGGAAAAGTCTTATCCTTACTATCCGGACCGCGCCCAGGATGAAGCCCTCGACGGTGGACTGATTTGCCAGAACGGCATTCATGCACTGCGCTTTATTGAGCACGCTGCCGGCACGCCCATCCAGTCGATCCAGGCAGTCGAAACCGGTTTCGGCAATCCAGTAGCCAATGGAGGCTTGCAAATGGCCGGCTCCATGATTGCAACGCTCGCCAACGGCGGCGTGGCCACGGTGAGCTGCAATTACCTGAACCAGCCGGGATCCGGCGTTTGGGGCGAAGAAAGCCTGAAGATTCTGGGCACCAAGGGGTATGTGGAATCGAGCTCGGGCGGCCAGCAGACACGGCTCGTCATCGGCGACCAGGATCTCGGCCCACTCGACAACGAGCAAGCGTCGGCGGATTGGTTGACTATAGTATTCAAGAATTTCCTAGGTCTTGCAGAGATGCCCTTTTCCCTAGCTGAAGAGCTTTCGCCCACCCGCTGGGCGATACGTGCCAAACTCAGTACAGAAAAATGA
- a CDS encoding Gfo/Idh/MocA family protein, with protein MQEDRLTIGIIGLNFGRHILADLESGSAAEHLKLGAVCDLDANKVNEFSKQYGVKGYTDMDDLLADPEIDVIGLYTGPKGRARLLSHIIRTGKDVMTTKPFELDATAAKAVLEEAQSLGRIIHLNSPTPKPNAFMEQIHAWEQEYHLGKLVYFGGEVTASYREEPDGTWLDDPEQCPMAPIFRLGIYLINDMVRIAGGIDSVQGLGTRVFTKRPTMDNANLCLTFQNGAIGNIYASFCVNNGQFYGNSLVLHYENGSIYRNCDIQDYGTSMNESHLRMVSVDKDQQQITREWRQPGGSGQYAWEDFCEAVRNRDISSTPADAIVHGVQVIEAMIRAQHSGKLEKVNH; from the coding sequence ATGCAAGAAGACCGCCTCACCATCGGAATCATCGGCCTGAACTTCGGTCGTCATATTTTAGCAGACTTGGAGAGCGGTTCAGCGGCCGAACACCTCAAACTCGGGGCAGTCTGCGACTTGGACGCGAATAAGGTCAACGAGTTCTCCAAACAGTATGGCGTTAAAGGCTATACGGATATGGACGACTTGCTGGCCGACCCGGAGATTGATGTCATCGGCCTCTACACCGGCCCGAAAGGACGCGCCCGCCTGCTCAGTCACATCATCCGCACGGGCAAGGATGTCATGACCACCAAGCCCTTTGAGCTGGATGCAACGGCAGCCAAAGCCGTCCTGGAGGAGGCCCAGTCGCTCGGCCGCATTATCCACCTGAATTCCCCGACTCCGAAGCCCAATGCCTTCATGGAGCAGATCCATGCCTGGGAACAGGAGTACCACCTGGGCAAGCTGGTCTACTTCGGAGGCGAAGTCACCGCTTCCTATCGGGAAGAACCCGACGGGACTTGGCTCGACGATCCGGAACAATGCCCGATGGCTCCGATCTTTCGCTTAGGCATCTACCTGATCAACGACATGGTCCGTATCGCGGGTGGGATCGACTCGGTACAAGGGCTCGGCACACGCGTCTTCACCAAGCGCCCGACCATGGATAACGCCAACCTGTGCCTGACTTTTCAAAATGGTGCGATCGGCAATATCTACGCGAGTTTCTGCGTGAACAACGGCCAGTTCTACGGAAATTCCCTCGTGCTCCACTACGAGAACGGCAGCATCTACCGCAACTGTGACATTCAGGATTATGGTACGTCCATGAATGAGTCACACCTGCGCATGGTGTCCGTCGATAAGGATCAGCAGCAAATCACCCGCGAGTGGCGCCAGCCCGGCGGCAGCGGGCAATACGCCTGGGAGGATTTCTGCGAGGCGGTCCGCAATCGAGACATTTCAAGCACACCGGCCGATGCCATCGTTCATGGCGTGCAAGTAATCGAAGCCATGATCCGGGCACAACACAGTGGCAAACTCGAAAAGGTAAACCACTAA
- a CDS encoding SGNH/GDSL hydrolase family protein: protein MHPISRFCVLLLVNLCTLYSLPAAEWTRSFQDDFERTNSTSAGNEWEDNEGIASIENGELVLTNLSGDSGFDMRVSRPGSEASLSQRIDASFVLTDNGSDHHCAYVRGQSLVLNGEELYPVMLASVRHSGSLSLTLRYQGGAVSYLYTPQDTSFTPVIGHTYTLSVMAVNNYPTLFEATLTDEDTGTQEAYVSYSNYGFYTSSKNNMSPDFFNEGVCGVSMQGGANDTARYTEISTYEWTATGDLDAAISPAVAQHDGKTYLASPTPDSGTPPYTVRWYRGGNGFTPPLTIDGSGSGSGEFIGEGMTVTDENPPESVSNYSISYRAVYFDSGDHASTGLAGNIINRNSPSSKTIAAPLWIGDSITYGYATSRNTSTSPPSYAETFLKNDTDLSQSHSFLMTGSNANLGLSGRTSTDMLGQIKLIMGRARLYGATFSSIMLGTNDSKDSVATSPETYKANIQTIMDGLWAVNPDMQIILNKPLWFLPDSGYSSDFSTASLARIDEYRSQLDKLADGTRVVVGDLTASDEIESFGWTGTSGVNNAANATTSYPPQPDPGASYLIDGLHPYDGGAQMIAQLEWGPNVKQALQGTFTPFPESQYTYGMWVEDRGLSGEDAAENADYNHNGVVNMVEYALTPYSDTFSQDILPQMDVGEDGISLRYQALRDSIVYQPMWSDGLSSWSDQGFQLSYENEETIASIGWGPDGHRFLKLVLLPN from the coding sequence ATGCACCCGATCAGTCGATTTTGCGTACTACTCCTAGTCAATTTATGCACTTTATATTCTCTACCGGCCGCTGAATGGACCCGGAGCTTTCAAGACGATTTTGAGCGCACAAACTCCACCAGCGCCGGAAATGAATGGGAGGACAACGAAGGCATCGCCAGCATTGAAAACGGTGAGCTGGTGCTGACGAATCTCAGCGGCGACAGCGGCTTCGACATGCGCGTTTCGCGGCCTGGATCGGAAGCAAGCCTCTCACAACGCATTGATGCCAGCTTTGTGCTCACGGACAACGGATCGGATCATCATTGCGCTTACGTCCGGGGACAGTCCCTCGTGCTCAACGGCGAAGAACTTTACCCTGTGATGCTTGCCAGCGTGCGCCACAGCGGATCGCTCTCGCTAACGCTCCGCTATCAGGGCGGCGCGGTATCTTATCTCTACACGCCGCAGGACACCAGTTTCACCCCCGTCATCGGCCACACTTATACACTGTCCGTCATGGCCGTGAACAATTACCCGACCCTGTTCGAAGCCACCTTGACCGACGAGGATACCGGCACACAGGAAGCCTACGTCAGTTACAGCAACTACGGCTTCTACACGAGCAGCAAAAACAACATGAGCCCCGATTTTTTCAACGAGGGCGTTTGTGGAGTCAGTATGCAGGGTGGTGCCAATGACACTGCACGCTACACCGAAATCTCGACTTACGAATGGACTGCAACCGGCGATTTGGATGCGGCCATCAGCCCGGCCGTGGCCCAGCACGACGGCAAAACTTACCTGGCCTCTCCCACCCCCGACAGCGGCACTCCGCCCTACACCGTCCGCTGGTATCGCGGCGGCAATGGTTTCACCCCTCCGCTGACCATCGACGGTTCGGGCAGCGGCTCAGGTGAATTCATAGGCGAAGGTATGACAGTGACCGACGAAAACCCGCCTGAAAGTGTGAGTAATTATTCCATCTCCTACCGTGCCGTTTATTTTGACAGCGGCGATCACGCGAGCACTGGTCTTGCCGGAAACATCATCAACCGAAACAGTCCCAGCAGCAAAACAATCGCCGCCCCCCTATGGATAGGCGACTCCATTACCTACGGCTATGCCACGAGCAGAAACACCAGCACCTCGCCCCCCAGCTACGCGGAAACCTTTCTGAAGAACGACACCGACTTAAGCCAAAGCCATAGCTTCCTCATGACAGGCTCCAATGCGAATCTGGGGCTATCGGGTCGAACCTCGACCGATATGCTTGGTCAAATCAAACTGATCATGGGGCGCGCGCGTCTCTACGGAGCCACCTTTAGCTCCATCATGCTCGGCACCAATGATTCCAAAGACTCCGTCGCGACCAGTCCGGAGACTTACAAGGCAAACATTCAGACCATCATGGACGGACTCTGGGCGGTCAACCCGGACATGCAAATCATCTTGAACAAGCCGCTCTGGTTCCTCCCCGACAGTGGCTACAGCAGCGACTTTTCCACGGCTTCGCTCGCACGTATCGACGAGTATCGCAGCCAATTGGATAAATTGGCCGATGGAACGCGCGTGGTGGTCGGCGATTTAACCGCTTCGGACGAAATCGAAAGCTTCGGCTGGACGGGCACAAGCGGTGTGAACAATGCCGCCAACGCCACCACCAGCTACCCGCCCCAACCGGATCCGGGCGCATCTTATTTAATCGATGGACTCCACCCCTACGACGGCGGTGCCCAAATGATTGCTCAACTCGAGTGGGGACCGAATGTAAAGCAGGCGCTGCAAGGCACATTCACCCCCTTCCCCGAATCACAATATACCTACGGCATGTGGGTGGAAGACCGTGGTCTTTCCGGAGAGGACGCAGCTGAAAATGCGGATTACAACCATAACGGAGTCGTCAACATGGTGGAATACGCACTGACTCCCTACTCGGATACGTTCAGCCAGGATATCCTGCCACAGATGGATGTCGGCGAAGATGGTATCAGCCTGCGCTACCAAGCACTTCGTGACAGCATCGTCTATCAGCCGATGTGGTCCGATGGACTCTCAAGCTGGTCGGACCAAGGCTTCCAGCTCTCGTATGAAAATGAAGAAACGATTGCATCCATCGGATGGGGTCCCGACGGACACCGTTTCCTCAAATTGGTCCTGCTGCCGAACTAA
- a CDS encoding GntR family transcriptional regulator produces MPKSPAATPPPEMESIFKKPAFQLGIALERQATAHIRRLIKSNVIKPGDRLPTIRELAAWWDTNYFTIQSAIKPLVSEGLLTRRPKLGTFVANQQKRLKRVCLYHGGLQGAESVDEFYNRIDLFLYQKLSQKHISTLSYFDRRSSKEQRYIPKELDDGIKGGEIDAIIALWHDIEAYGWIVNLTIPWSTPGLQPMGHTISFDFNRFCEQATQAIVEAGKKRPAFISAIDKKQNDTIGELFTGSCGSTKLLHEPEVLCVPRKIPKAQAGYEICSRLLAQKARPDAIVVDTDTVCQGVIAALTESQLRVPEDVLLISHANKEIPVFSPFSVIWLAVSIHDWADEVIEQLNRQIAGKAPRNSKLHTCVMRSE; encoded by the coding sequence ATGCCAAAGTCCCCTGCAGCAACGCCCCCTCCGGAAATGGAGAGCATTTTCAAAAAGCCCGCGTTCCAATTGGGAATTGCCCTCGAGCGCCAGGCTACCGCACACATTCGAAGACTCATTAAAAGCAATGTCATCAAACCCGGCGATCGTTTACCAACGATACGGGAACTGGCAGCCTGGTGGGATACGAACTACTTCACGATTCAATCCGCCATCAAACCGCTCGTCAGCGAAGGCCTGCTTACGCGCCGCCCCAAGCTGGGCACCTTCGTAGCGAATCAGCAGAAACGACTGAAGCGCGTTTGTCTTTATCATGGTGGTCTTCAAGGCGCGGAATCCGTTGATGAATTCTACAACCGGATCGACCTTTTTCTCTACCAGAAATTATCGCAAAAGCACATCTCCACCCTTTCATATTTCGACCGGCGTAGCTCAAAAGAGCAAAGATACATTCCCAAGGAACTGGATGACGGGATCAAAGGAGGGGAAATAGACGCCATCATTGCCCTATGGCACGACATTGAAGCCTACGGCTGGATCGTCAACCTGACGATTCCCTGGTCGACCCCCGGCTTACAACCCATGGGACACACGATTTCGTTCGACTTTAACCGCTTCTGCGAGCAAGCGACTCAGGCAATCGTTGAAGCTGGCAAAAAGCGTCCTGCCTTTATCTCCGCCATAGACAAGAAGCAGAACGATACAATTGGGGAACTTTTTACAGGATCTTGTGGATCCACGAAGCTTTTGCACGAGCCGGAAGTCCTTTGCGTCCCCAGGAAAATACCGAAAGCGCAAGCCGGTTATGAAATTTGCTCGCGGCTGCTGGCCCAAAAAGCGAGGCCGGACGCCATCGTGGTCGACACCGACACCGTCTGCCAAGGCGTCATTGCAGCCTTAACAGAGAGCCAACTTCGTGTGCCCGAGGATGTCCTTTTAATCTCACACGCCAATAAGGAGATCCCCGTATTTAGCCCCTTCTCTGTCATTTGGCTGGCGGTCAGCATCCATGATTGGGCGGACGAAGTCATCGAGCAGCTCAACCGTCAAATAGCCGGGAAAGCGCCACGCAATTCAAAGCTGCATACCTGCGTTATGCGAAGCGAATAA
- a CDS encoding glycoside hydrolase family 52 protein, with protein sequence MPFGYHTQHSPFGAFASFTIGLPQSRGGMGQSLSGPADQDVFAGYRRLESDGLAGGNWNLLPFYKEPEVPAAAAYTSEFAEDEADMDTPRMLDAEEVQRELGWASDRWSHAEFSLTLYSPFGRTESPESMSEDAARLAFAPVIQAEVSFDNREGKAAVELVFGLGHAAYQFRPLEDEVTDLVGFALGREMGFAARPSDVERRLQALSIFYPKACTDHRGLHLLGPEAAVVFRVEAGEQKRFPVSLGFYQSGVVSAGLTASYFYTKLFDGLESVLQHGLAQHAHYREQAEARDAQLKSATWLNADQQWLIAQATHSYWGSTELLWDESRNEALWVVNEGEYRMINTFDLTIDHLFFELEWQPWAVKNTLELFVQRYSFEDNLNVSEGVDPTGGISFVHDMGVMDQFTLPGRSSYECMHITGCFSQMTMEQLINWICCAGTYALATKDKAWLEAQRATFIACAQSLLRRDHPVPVKRTGLLKFDSDRCGPDGAEITTYDSLDVSLGQARNNLYISVKAYAAWSLLEKVFAEAQLDESDWAAEAQAATDRAASAVVSKFESDSGMFPAVFEDGNRSRILPAIEGLVFPSYLGFVEELRARHGELFDKLGLHMQNALKSGICLDARTGAWKLSSTSKNSWFSKIAIAQHVLRTVFPELEVDVEAGAPADAVHARMQKTAIIGQYAMVDQVNVTDVLSLGSRYYPRIVTSFLWMREGNI encoded by the coding sequence ATGCCTTTCGGTTACCACACCCAACATTCCCCATTCGGGGCTTTTGCCAGTTTCACGATCGGGTTGCCGCAGTCGCGCGGTGGAATGGGCCAATCGCTTTCAGGTCCGGCCGACCAGGATGTCTTTGCCGGCTATCGCCGTCTCGAATCAGACGGTTTAGCTGGTGGAAATTGGAATCTGCTTCCGTTCTACAAAGAGCCTGAAGTCCCTGCCGCGGCGGCTTATACCAGTGAATTTGCAGAGGACGAGGCGGATATGGATACGCCCAGGATGCTGGATGCTGAAGAGGTTCAGCGAGAACTGGGGTGGGCCAGCGATCGTTGGTCGCATGCGGAATTCAGTTTGACGCTCTATTCACCCTTCGGACGGACGGAATCGCCGGAAAGCATGTCCGAGGATGCCGCGCGTCTGGCCTTTGCACCGGTGATCCAGGCAGAGGTTTCTTTTGACAACCGTGAAGGCAAGGCAGCCGTCGAATTGGTCTTCGGGCTCGGGCATGCCGCCTACCAGTTTCGTCCACTGGAGGATGAGGTGACTGACTTGGTTGGTTTTGCCCTCGGTCGAGAAATGGGTTTTGCGGCGCGTCCTTCGGACGTCGAGCGTCGTCTGCAGGCCTTGAGTATATTCTACCCCAAGGCCTGCACGGATCATCGTGGCCTGCATTTATTGGGGCCCGAGGCCGCGGTTGTCTTTCGGGTTGAAGCGGGCGAGCAGAAGCGCTTTCCCGTCTCGCTCGGATTTTATCAGAGCGGGGTGGTGTCGGCGGGGCTGACAGCTTCTTATTTCTACACAAAACTCTTTGATGGCCTTGAATCGGTTCTGCAGCACGGCTTGGCGCAGCATGCCCATTATCGAGAACAAGCAGAGGCGCGAGACGCCCAACTTAAATCGGCAACATGGCTGAATGCCGACCAGCAATGGCTCATCGCGCAAGCCACGCATAGCTACTGGGGGAGTACAGAGCTACTCTGGGACGAAAGTCGAAACGAAGCACTCTGGGTGGTCAACGAGGGTGAGTACCGAATGATCAATACCTTCGACCTGACCATCGACCATTTGTTTTTCGAACTCGAGTGGCAGCCGTGGGCCGTGAAGAACACATTGGAGCTCTTTGTCCAGCGCTATTCCTTCGAGGACAATTTGAATGTGTCGGAAGGCGTCGACCCGACGGGGGGCATTTCCTTCGTTCACGATATGGGCGTGATGGACCAGTTTACGCTGCCCGGACGCTCCAGTTACGAATGTATGCACATTACCGGTTGCTTCTCGCAAATGACGATGGAGCAACTCATCAACTGGATCTGCTGTGCCGGGACCTATGCGCTGGCCACTAAAGACAAGGCATGGCTGGAAGCTCAGCGGGCGACTTTTATCGCTTGTGCGCAAAGTTTACTTCGTCGCGATCATCCTGTCCCTGTGAAGCGGACAGGTCTGCTCAAATTCGACAGTGACCGTTGCGGACCGGACGGTGCCGAGATCACAACCTATGATTCTCTGGACGTTTCACTGGGGCAGGCACGGAACAATCTATATATATCGGTCAAAGCCTACGCTGCCTGGTCACTGTTGGAGAAGGTCTTTGCCGAGGCCCAGTTGGACGAGTCCGACTGGGCGGCCGAAGCACAGGCAGCGACCGATCGCGCCGCTTCTGCTGTGGTTTCGAAATTCGAGTCCGACAGCGGCATGTTCCCCGCCGTGTTTGAAGATGGGAACCGTTCGCGGATCCTGCCCGCGATCGAAGGATTGGTCTTTCCTTCCTACCTTGGTTTCGTCGAGGAATTGCGAGCGCGTCATGGCGAACTATTCGACAAGCTTGGTCTGCACATGCAAAATGCCTTGAAAAGTGGCATTTGTCTCGATGCCCGGACCGGAGCATGGAAACTTTCCAGTACGAGTAAGAATTCCTGGTTCAGTAAGATCGCGATTGCCCAGCACGTGCTGCGGACCGTCTTTCCTGAACTTGAAGTCGACGTCGAAGCCGGGGCTCCGGCGGACGCTGTTCATGCGCGGATGCAGAAAACCGCGATCATCGGACAATATGCGATGGTCGATCAGGTAAATGTGACCGATGTGCTGTCACTGGGGAGCCGTTACTATCCGCGCATTGTCACGAGTTTTCTCTGGATGCGGGAAGGTAACATTTGA
- a CDS encoding Gfo/Idh/MocA family protein, whose product MKKIGLMGCGKVAAYGHVPAILETEGLELYAVFDPFEASAKAMQERYEIPYAFTDLEAFFASGIEAVTITSPAPCHYANVLDCAKSGLPVLCEKPLSMNKTEGDAMVAAMSAANLSFYSGFCYRFSPVALKIRELIRQRAIGEVRVLRLIYNWHLHGKFEADATGALVLNQRREERMKEGGPMVDCGTHQLDLAHFWLDSPIVRSSAHGAWVDDYEAPEHMWLHLDHASGAHTVVEISYAYTHTAKNRTSEFVYELIGTAGVIRYERDSQRFYLENAQGHQEFPFAEEKSFKGMYSAWADALARGRSDSLTTAAEGVAVADLAREMTLQVIAQR is encoded by the coding sequence ATGAAGAAGATCGGATTGATGGGCTGTGGCAAGGTGGCTGCCTATGGGCACGTTCCGGCCATTTTGGAGACGGAGGGGCTCGAATTGTATGCGGTTTTCGATCCATTTGAAGCGAGCGCAAAAGCCATGCAGGAACGCTATGAGATCCCCTATGCGTTCACGGATCTGGAAGCGTTCTTTGCATCCGGAATTGAAGCGGTGACGATCACCTCGCCGGCACCTTGTCACTACGCGAATGTCCTTGATTGCGCCAAGTCCGGTTTACCGGTCCTGTGTGAAAAGCCTTTGTCCATGAACAAGACGGAGGGCGATGCCATGGTCGCTGCGATGTCGGCTGCGAACTTGTCGTTCTATAGCGGCTTTTGCTATCGCTTCAGTCCGGTCGCGTTGAAGATACGCGAACTGATTCGTCAGCGGGCAATTGGCGAAGTTCGTGTCTTGAGGCTGATCTATAACTGGCACCTGCATGGAAAATTCGAAGCTGATGCCACGGGTGCGCTGGTGCTCAATCAGCGCCGCGAGGAGCGTATGAAAGAGGGCGGGCCGATGGTGGATTGCGGCACCCACCAGTTGGATTTGGCTCATTTCTGGTTGGACTCGCCGATTGTACGTTCCAGTGCCCATGGAGCTTGGGTTGATGATTACGAGGCTCCCGAGCACATGTGGCTTCATTTGGATCATGCCAGTGGTGCGCACACCGTGGTCGAAATTAGTTATGCCTACACGCACACAGCAAAGAATCGAACATCGGAGTTCGTCTACGAACTGATTGGCACTGCAGGAGTCATCCGCTATGAACGGGACAGCCAGCGTTTTTACCTGGAGAATGCGCAGGGACATCAGGAATTTCCTTTTGCGGAGGAAAAATCCTTTAAGGGCATGTATTCGGCATGGGCGGATGCATTGGCTCGGGGGCGTTCGGATAGCCTGACGACGGCAGCCGAGGGCGTTGCTGTCGCGGATCTTGCCCGCGAAATGACGCTTCAGGTGATTGCGCAACGGTAA
- a CDS encoding SGNH/GDSL hydrolase family protein has product MNRIPQLLQLGFLSLIFVLPSVLLAQFRPGDVVAVIGDSITEQKKYSVFIEDYLVMCQPQPDLKVVQFGWGGEQANGMASRFQNDVLPFQPDVVTTCYGMNDGGYRPVTQDTLDRYRRHTTDYVQQMKEAGVRWIILGSPGIVDPASYKRANSDAEVYNHTLKELAKVGEAVAVSEGVSYADVYSPMMHGVELAKAQYGEGYKIANDGVHPGDNGHLLMAYAFLKALGCDGEIGVIEYDYASDAHHSDEAQTIVSAANGQIEVSSTRYPFCYDKDTESNREARDMAQVMGFDRALNRYMLVVKNAPDRAKVIWGDESHEYTSAELSAGINLAADFHKNPFHKPFFDVHQRIYRKQVFETYGIKQMINAILRMERYLPGSQEEFADVKAKVVRKDEALRKEISEAIVPITHTIVIEPAE; this is encoded by the coding sequence ATGAATCGTATTCCCCAACTCCTTCAACTGGGCTTTTTGAGTCTCATATTCGTTTTGCCCAGTGTCTTGCTGGCTCAGTTTCGGCCAGGGGACGTGGTCGCCGTAATTGGGGACTCGATTACGGAACAGAAGAAGTATTCCGTCTTTATCGAAGACTATCTGGTCATGTGCCAGCCGCAACCGGACTTGAAAGTGGTTCAATTCGGTTGGGGCGGTGAGCAGGCCAATGGAATGGCGAGCCGTTTTCAAAACGACGTGCTCCCATTTCAACCGGACGTCGTGACGACTTGTTACGGCATGAACGACGGTGGCTATCGCCCCGTGACGCAGGACACTCTGGATCGGTATCGTCGGCACACCACCGACTACGTGCAACAAATGAAGGAAGCGGGCGTCCGTTGGATCATTCTAGGCTCACCGGGCATTGTCGATCCGGCTAGCTATAAGCGGGCGAATTCCGATGCCGAAGTTTATAATCACACGCTCAAAGAGCTGGCGAAAGTCGGGGAAGCGGTGGCGGTCTCTGAGGGAGTCAGTTACGCGGATGTCTATTCGCCTATGATGCATGGTGTGGAGCTTGCGAAGGCCCAGTATGGTGAGGGGTACAAAATCGCCAATGACGGTGTGCATCCGGGGGATAATGGACACCTGTTGATGGCATACGCATTTTTGAAAGCACTCGGCTGTGACGGAGAGATCGGTGTGATCGAATACGACTACGCATCGGATGCGCATCACAGCGATGAGGCGCAAACGATCGTCAGTGCGGCGAATGGTCAGATCGAAGTCAGCTCGACACGTTATCCCTTCTGCTACGACAAGGACACCGAATCCAATCGGGAGGCACGTGATATGGCCCAGGTCATGGGGTTCGATCGTGCATTGAACCGCTACATGCTGGTGGTGAAAAACGCGCCGGATCGTGCCAAAGTGATCTGGGGTGATGAAAGCCATGAATACACGAGTGCAGAACTTTCTGCGGGCATTAATTTAGCCGCCGATTTCCACAAGAACCCGTTCCACAAACCATTCTTCGATGTGCACCAGCGCATTTATCGTAAGCAGGTATTCGAAACCTACGGTATCAAGCAGATGATCAATGCGATTTTGCGTATGGAGCGCTATTTACCTGGCAGTCAGGAAGAGTTCGCCGATGTGAAAGCGAAAGTCGTGCGCAAAGATGAAGCGCTACGCAAAGAAATCAGTGAGGCCATCGTGCCGATTACACATACAATCGTTATTGAGCCTGCGGAGTAA